The Chryseolinea soli nucleotide sequence GAACTGGAAGACATCGCTCACAACCGGGAAGCAGGAGCATAAAGATGTGTTCCTCAAAGCATGCAAAGACAGTGTGGAATTGGCCAAGCGCATCAACGCCAAGTGGGCGACCATTGTGCCCGGCTTTTTTGAGCGCAACCTTCCGATCGGCATTCAGACCGGCAACGTGATCGATGCTTTCCGGCGTGGTGCGGAAATATGCGAGCCTGCCGGTTTGATCATGGTGATGGAACCCCTGAGCGATACGCCCGACCTGTTCCTGCGTGGCTCCGACCAAAGCTATGGCATTTGCCGTGCTGTGAACAGTCCCTCGTGCAAGATCCTTTTCGACATCTACCACATGCAGCGCAACGAAGGCAACCTCATCCCTAACATCGAAAAATGCTGGGACGAGATCGCCTACTTCCAGATCGGCGACAATCCCGGCAGGAAAGAACCCGGCTCCGGTGAGGTGCACTATAAGAACATCTTCAAATACATCTACGGCCGGGGCTACAAAGGCATTATGGGCATGGAACACGGCAACGCTAACCCCGGCAAGGAAGGCGAGGTGGCTCTTATCAAAGCCTACCGCGACAGCGACAGCTTTTAGTATTTCATTGTGTCTCTTTAGCGTCTTTGCACCCTTCGGCGAGCACCGAAGGGTGCAAAGACGCAAAGAGAGAAGCAAAGTTTCTCATCTGAATTCGAAACCCTTACGGCTGGTTTTAGTTAAATTGGTATTTATTTAACGAAACCCTCATGAAGCGCATTTCCTTTGGCATAGCCCTCTTTCTTTTATATTTCTCCGCTTCCGCCCAAATCCTTCAGAACATAAAAAACAAGGCTAAGAGCCTGAACACAAAAGAGAACCGCGAAAAAGTGGTGAACGCCGTGATGAGCGACATGGAAGCCGCCCGCTCCAAATTCGACTCCACCGATTTTGACTATGCCATTTTGCTGAGTGACAACTCAGGCTTGTTCGACGTAAAAGAAAAAGGAGAAAACGCGGCCCGTGTAACGACCCTGATGAGCTTCGGCACATCCTACGTCAAAAACAATGAGATGGCCGATGTCGACAAAGCGCGTTTTCAATTGGACATGGGCGAAATGTTTTATGCGAACGCCAAATTCTCGATCGCCGAAAAACGCTTTGCTTCCGCCAAGACCATCTATGAACAAGGCAGCCTCACCGACGACTTGGGCTACCTGAAGACACTCTCCAACCAAGGCCTGCTCTACGCCACCATGGGCCGCTTCACCCAGGCCGAAGACTTCACGAAAGACGCCCTCGAAAAACGCAAAGCCAAGTTTGGCGACAACAACATGAGCGTGGCCGCATCGCTGAACAACTATGCGGTGTTGAAATACAACCTGGCCCGCTATAACGAATCGGAAAAGGATTTTCAGTCGGCCGTCGGGATCATGAAAGGGAAAGCGCTCACGGCCGTCATGCCCTATGCCATCGTGTTGAACAACGAGGCGATGTTGTTCCAGGCGGTGGGGCGATACCCGGAAGCGGAGGCGGTGTTGAAGGAAGCGATTGCCATAGCGGAGAAGTTGCAGAGCAGCAAATCCAAAAATCACCTAAAGTTCTTGTCTAACCTCGCGTTGCTTTATCGACAGATGGGTAAATATCCGGAGGCCGAGGCCATCTACGCCGGCATGGAAAAGCGTCTTGGCAAAAACAATCCCGACTATGCCAGCATGCTGAACAACCAGGCGGCGCTCTACATGGTGATGGGCAAGGAAGATAAGGTGGAGGATCTTTTGAAGAAATCGGCGGCGATCTATAAATCCAGTTTCGGTGAAGAGAACCCTGCCTATGCCAAGGCCACGAGCGACCTGGGTAACTTTTATCGGTACAAGGCGCGCTACACCGATGCCGAGCCCCTGTTGGAAAAAGCGTTGACCATTCGGGAAACAACGCTGGGAAAAACCCATCCCCTGTATGTGCAATCGCAAGAAGACCTGGCCATCCTGGCGTGGAAGAAGAAAGCATGGGACCGCGCTTTTATGACCTATCGGGACGTGATGGATAAATCGCTGGACTTTGTGAACAACTATTTTCCGCCGATGAGCGAAGCGGAGAAGACCAAGTATTGGGATGTGCTCTCGCCGCGGTTTCAACGGTTCTATAATTTCGCCACCGAGGCCAGCGTGGAAAACCCGGCCGTGGTGCAAGATCTGTACGACTACCAGATTGCTACAAAAGCCCTGCTGTTGAACTCCACCAACAAAGTGAAGCAATCGATACTCTCCAGCAAAGACGCGGCCTTGATCAAAGACTACCTGACCTGGCTTGACCAAAAAGAGACGCTTGCCCGCCTGTATGCCTACAGCAAGGAGGAGCTGAGTTTGCAGAAAATAAACCTCGACTCCATGCAACGCGCGACCAACGCGATGGAGAAAAAATTGTCGGAACGCTCGGCCGAATTCTCTGCCGGTTACTCCGCACAAAAGATGAGCTACAAACAAATCAAGAACCTGCTCACCGACGCCGAGGCCGTGGTGGAGATCATCCGCGTTCAAAAATATGACCAGGCGTTTACGCCCGATTCCAAATACCTGGCGCTGGTGCTGACCAAAACCTCCGAGATGCCCAACCTGGTCGTACTCGACAATGGCCAGCAATTGGACACGCGCTACGCCAAATTTTATCGGAATGCCATCCAACAACACGCTGCCGACGAGTATTCCTACGATCAATACTGGGCACGCATAGAGCCAGCGTTGACGGGCAAGAAGATGATCTATATTTCTCCCGACGGCAGCTACAATCAGCTTAACCTGAACACGATGAAGAAGCCGGACGGCGACTACGTGATCAACCGTTACGACCTGGTGATTGTGGGCAACTCCAAAGACCTGATCGCCCTGAAAGCCCGTAAGCAAAAAACGATAAAGAAGAACGCGACACTGCTGGGCTTTCCCGACTATGGCGGAACATCTATCGCTGCCCTGCCCGGCACAAAAGTGGAGATCGATGGCATCACCAAGATTTTGAAAACCAACACCTGGCAGATAAAAACATTCACCCAAAAGACCGCCACCGAGGCCAACCTCAAATCCATCAAAGGCCCCGCGCTGATGCACATCGCCACGCACGGCTATTTTCTCCAGGACGTGGAGAGCAGCGGCTCTGCCTTTGGCGTGAACCTGGAGAACGCCAACAACAACCCGCTGCTGCGCTCAGGACTGATGCTGGCCGGTGCGGCGTCCACCGTCAGCGGTACGCGCATGCCCAACCTGGAAAGCAACGACAACGGCATCCTCACGGCCTACGAAGCCATGAACCTGAATCTGGAGGGCACGGACCTTGTTGTGTTGAGTGCTTGCGAAACGGGATTAGGTGATGTGAAGAGCGGTGAAGGTGTTTATGGTTTGCAACGAGCCTTTCTTGTGGCGGGAGCGGATGCGCTTATTATGAGTTTGTGGAAAGTGGATGATGCGGCGACGCAGCAGTTGATGACAAATTTTTATACGAATTGGATTAAACTAGGTAATAAGCAAAAAGCATTTAAGCAAGCGCAATTGCAGTTGATGACAAAGTATAAGGAGCCTTATTATTGGGGAGCGTTTGTGATGATGGGGTTGTAGGCGTTAAGAGAGAAGAACCGAGACTTATATGTTCGCCTTCTCCGCTTGATCGAAGAGTTTTATAATGTCCTCCGCTTCTTTGATCCAAAAATGACAATTGTGTGCTTTCACCTCGCGGCGATGCTCATAGTCGGCCTCCTTTCTTTTTTCGAATAGTTTTTCAAGGCGCGCCGCTGCCTGCCGTTTTTGGACGGAGAGCGCTCGCCTTAGAGAACTTATTACAGCTTGATGGACGCTGCCGTGGTCTACAAAAATAGCTAGCCTGTTTCGGATGTATCCAAACGCGCCATAGTAAGCACGGTTAATGGTGGAGCGGTAATGCGCCTCGGTTGAACCGGACATTAGTTCTTTGGAAACCGTAAGAAATGTTTGGGGATTAAAACTCACAACGGGTTTAGATCGATGTTTAATTTTCTTGATTCAACGGGAAAGTCGTTAAAGATATGATCGTAAAAGCTGTCGGTGAATGATTTGTATTTCTCCCAGTCACAGTGGGCATCAAATCGAATAAATAGGGTCTGCCAGCTTCGTCCTTCATTTAACAAGTGAAGATGCAGTCGCAGGTCTTCATCAAAAGAAGCCCTGATGAATTCGGCACAGAACGGCAGAAAGCGTTAGAATCCTCTGATGCCTTAACAGGAAATCTATTTCTTGCGTCGGGTTTTCGAACTCAAAATGCTTCTCGAGCAAGCTTCGTACCCTAAGCCTGTCGATTTCCAACGGAAGATATTTTTTCTGTTTTCTGGCGACAACCATTAGTGCTTTTTTTCTGAACTAAGGAAATTTAACTTCCGATCATTACAAAAGCAAAAGGTTCGTGCCAAAATAAACTTTGATAATAAGCGTCAGGCGTTGAGTTATGTCAACCCGCGTTTACTTTTCTCGTTATTCGTTCGGAAAACGCTGCTGCAGATTCCAGCCGTGTGAAAGTCGCACTACTTCGCGAGCGCACCCTTATTCACAATAAACACCGCCTTCAATTTCTCCACACCATCCACCAGGCCGGAGCCATAGTTTTGCTTGTTGAATTTTGGTGCCATGTCCCAGATCAGGTGCACGCGCAGCGGGTCGTCGAGGACCTTCTCTACCTCACTGCCGGTGACGATGTGCGCGGCGTGGCCGGTGGTGGCCACGAAAAAGAAAACATCTTTGGAGGCGTCGAACCCGTGGTCTTTGGCCGCCTTTGCAGAAAGGGCTTCTACTTTTTCCCCGTTCAGGTTCTCTACCGTCATGATGGCAAGGCGAGGGCCGATCTTAGTTTCGATCAGGCGGATCGCGTTGATGAGACTGTCTTTTTGCACATCGGAAATAACATGGGCTTCATCGAAGATGCGGTTCTCGATCGTGGCTTCTTTACTTCCGCAGGCAATCATGCCGGCAAACAGGGCACAGGCAATAATAAAATGAAGGGCTCTCATGGCGTTTGTTAGGTTGGTAGGTTGTTGTTAGTCTTTGAATACGTTTCCTTTTTTATCCGTGGCCACCACGTAGCGCAAGCCGGCAACGATGATCCGGTTTTGCGTAGCGTCCATGAAGATCTTGCTGCCGTGGCCGATGTTCATGTAGACCATGCGGTATTTCGTGTTGGTCCACATCACGGGCGTGTCGCCGTCGTGGATGATGTCTTTCAAGCCCAGGGGATAGTTGTCGGCAGAGAGCGAAGCAAGGATCTTCACATCTTTATTCTCCCGGGGACTGGGCTTCCACTGGTACCACTCGTTGGTCGGTGCAATATAGGATTCGGGGAGCCCTTTGGTGATGGGGTGCGTGTGGTCTTCGATCACCAGTTTGGCGGGCATGGGAGGCCAACTGTTGGTATAGAACACGGCCCCTCCGAGGAACTGTACAAACCAAGGCCAATGTGTATCCTTATCGTTGTAGGCGGCCACGTGAAAACCAAACCAGCCGCCACCGTTTTCCATGTAGCGCGTAAAGGCGTTGCGCTGTTCCTGGTTGTGGGGGAAATCGTTCAGCATCATCACCACGGAATAGTCTCTCAGCTTCTGGTCGTTGAGGTCGCTCATGTTGCTGGTGGTGTCGAACACGAAGCCGTTACCTGACGTGAGATCTTTGAAGAACCGGATGGCGTCGCGAGCGAAGTCTACGTGGTCGCGTTCAACTTTGTTGGAGTAGAAAGCAAGCACCTTAAAACGCGGGAATTGCGCCAAGGCCTCGCGACTACCGCTCACGAGCAGCAACAGGCAAAGCACAACTTTGAAATGGGAAAAATTCATAAGAGCCAAATTACGATGTGACATCTGCCGGGACAAGAGCGCCCAGCTTTTTTTACCGTGCGGTCCACAAGATACTACAAAGAAACTTTACGCCCTCCTTTGCGTCGTAGCGCCTTTGCAGTTTAACTTTATAAAAAAACGCCATGCCCATGAAACGCAAAACCCTCGGAACCTCTACTGTAACCGTAACACCCATAGCCTTTGGTGCCTGGGCCATAGGCGGATGGATGTGGGGCGGAGCCGAAGACGCCGCAGCCTTGCGCGCCCTCAAGGCTTCATTCGACGCCGGCATCACCACCATTGACACGGCGCCCATCTATGGTTTTGGCAAAAGCGAAGAACTGGTAGGCAAGGCCATGGCAGGCATCGCCCGTGACAAATACGAGATCCTCACCAAGTATGGCATGAATTGGAAGACTAACCAGGGCGAGTTTTATTTCGATACTACCGACAACAACGGCAAGCCTACGAAAGTGTACAAGTACTCCTCCAAGGCCGCCGTCATCAGCGAGTGCGAAGACAGCTTGCGGCGTTTAAAAACGGATTATATAGATCTGTATCAAATCCATTGGGCCGACACTACCACACCCATATCCGAAACGATGGAAGCCGTGGCTACGCTCATCCAACAAGGAAAAGTGCGCGCCGCGGGCGTGTGTAACTATTCTGCTGCCCAAGTGAACGAAGCCTTGAAAACGGTGAACATCGTTTCCAACCAGGTGCCCTATAGCCTGGTGAACCGCGGCATCGAGAAGGACCTGGTGCCGCAAGCCATACAAAAAAAGTTGAGCATCATTCCCTACAGCCCGTTGCAACGCGGCTTGCTCACCGGCAAGATCAAACCCGGTCATGTCTTTGGTCCGGGCGATACGCGTGAGAATAACAAGTTCTACAAAGATGAAAACATCGCCCGTGTTAACGCGATGTTGGAGACCTTGAAACCTATCGCGGAAAAACACAAAGCCACACTCACGCAACTCATCATCAACTGGACAACACGACAACCCGCGATGGATTGCGTGCTCGTGGGAGCCCGTGATGAGAAACAAGTGACGGACAATGTCAGGGCGCTGGATTTTGTGTTGAGCGATGAAGAATTAACTGCGATTGTAAAAGCAGTGAATGCGCTGGCCTTAGTGGATTAAAGCCGCGAGATCATCGATCCTTTGCAATAGCTGAAAAAATTCCCCTGCAACTTTAGCCCTGGGCCCAGCGTTGCAATTGCCCCCAAGTTTTCACCTTCTTAACATAAGGAAAATAGTTTGGAAACAAACGGGCTGTAGCCGGCGCGTCGGCCTCGACTACATCACTTTATTCATCGCCATGTATTCCTTGATGTGCTGAATGGTCTCCGGCACGTCTTTGCTGACCAGCACGTTATAGCTGCCAATATTTTTGAAAAAACGGATCGTGATCTCATCCTGGTTCAGCAGAATAATTTTTTTCTTCGACTTCAACGCCAGCGCTACTTCCGAAGCCGTACCTGCGGCCATACCCAACACCACCATGACGTGGCACGACAACACACTGATGTAGTTGCGGCCGCTGCCCATGCTGGTGACGATCTTTATTTGTGCATGATCGGAAGAGCCTTTCTCGTTTTCACCGGGCAGGATGCCAATCGTGAGTCCGCCGCCTTCTGTGGCGCCTTTTAGCGCGGCATCCATAATGCCAAAGCTCCGGCCACCCGTGAGCGTGATCCATCCTTGTTTGGCAATGGCTTTGCCCAGGTCGAAGGCCATGATATTTTCGTCGGGCGTGGCATTCTCGCCAGGACCCAGAACACCGATAATTATTTTTGAGGGAGACATAAGAGGCTTTATTCTAAGCACTGCAATTTAAAGGCAGTCGCCCAGAGTAACAAAAAATTCAACGATCAATCGTCAAATTCATGGTTACAATCACTGCATCGGAAGACTTTTTCGTGGGGAAAGAATATTCCGAAGAAAAGCACGTTCAG carries:
- a CDS encoding ThuA domain-containing protein, with amino-acid sequence MNFSHFKVVLCLLLLVSGSREALAQFPRFKVLAFYSNKVERDHVDFARDAIRFFKDLTSGNGFVFDTTSNMSDLNDQKLRDYSVVMMLNDFPHNQEQRNAFTRYMENGGGWFGFHVAAYNDKDTHWPWFVQFLGGAVFYTNSWPPMPAKLVIEDHTHPITKGLPESYIAPTNEWYQWKPSPRENKDVKILASLSADNYPLGLKDIIHDGDTPVMWTNTKYRMVYMNIGHGSKIFMDATQNRIIVAGLRYVVATDKKGNVFKD
- a CDS encoding LOG family protein, which gives rise to MSPSKIIIGVLGPGENATPDENIMAFDLGKAIAKQGWITLTGGRSFGIMDAALKGATEGGGLTIGILPGENEKGSSDHAQIKIVTSMGSGRNYISVLSCHVMVVLGMAAGTASEVALALKSKKKIILLNQDEITIRFFKNIGSYNVLVSKDVPETIQHIKEYMAMNKVM
- a CDS encoding hydroxypyruvate isomerase family protein, producing the protein MKRRNFLRNGLTATASTLALGSAFAGTDRAAEKNKVTASPAAEKTFRLNYAPHDGMFANSAGKDFLDQIRFMYDQGFRGIEDNGMLKRPKEEQEKIGALLAKLGMTMGVFVIDGGENWKTSLTTGKQEHKDVFLKACKDSVELAKRINAKWATIVPGFFERNLPIGIQTGNVIDAFRRGAEICEPAGLIMVMEPLSDTPDLFLRGSDQSYGICRAVNSPSCKILFDIYHMQRNEGNLIPNIEKCWDEIAYFQIGDNPGRKEPGSGEVHYKNIFKYIYGRGYKGIMGMEHGNANPGKEGEVALIKAYRDSDSF
- a CDS encoding aldo/keto reductase; this translates as MKRKTLGTSTVTVTPIAFGAWAIGGWMWGGAEDAAALRALKASFDAGITTIDTAPIYGFGKSEELVGKAMAGIARDKYEILTKYGMNWKTNQGEFYFDTTDNNGKPTKVYKYSSKAAVISECEDSLRRLKTDYIDLYQIHWADTTTPISETMEAVATLIQQGKVRAAGVCNYSAAQVNEALKTVNIVSNQVPYSLVNRGIEKDLVPQAIQKKLSIIPYSPLQRGLLTGKIKPGHVFGPGDTRENNKFYKDENIARVNAMLETLKPIAEKHKATLTQLIINWTTRQPAMDCVLVGARDEKQVTDNVRALDFVLSDEELTAIVKAVNALALVD
- a CDS encoding CHAT domain-containing protein, translating into MKRISFGIALFLLYFSASAQILQNIKNKAKSLNTKENREKVVNAVMSDMEAARSKFDSTDFDYAILLSDNSGLFDVKEKGENAARVTTLMSFGTSYVKNNEMADVDKARFQLDMGEMFYANAKFSIAEKRFASAKTIYEQGSLTDDLGYLKTLSNQGLLYATMGRFTQAEDFTKDALEKRKAKFGDNNMSVAASLNNYAVLKYNLARYNESEKDFQSAVGIMKGKALTAVMPYAIVLNNEAMLFQAVGRYPEAEAVLKEAIAIAEKLQSSKSKNHLKFLSNLALLYRQMGKYPEAEAIYAGMEKRLGKNNPDYASMLNNQAALYMVMGKEDKVEDLLKKSAAIYKSSFGEENPAYAKATSDLGNFYRYKARYTDAEPLLEKALTIRETTLGKTHPLYVQSQEDLAILAWKKKAWDRAFMTYRDVMDKSLDFVNNYFPPMSEAEKTKYWDVLSPRFQRFYNFATEASVENPAVVQDLYDYQIATKALLLNSTNKVKQSILSSKDAALIKDYLTWLDQKETLARLYAYSKEELSLQKINLDSMQRATNAMEKKLSERSAEFSAGYSAQKMSYKQIKNLLTDAEAVVEIIRVQKYDQAFTPDSKYLALVLTKTSEMPNLVVLDNGQQLDTRYAKFYRNAIQQHAADEYSYDQYWARIEPALTGKKMIYISPDGSYNQLNLNTMKKPDGDYVINRYDLVIVGNSKDLIALKARKQKTIKKNATLLGFPDYGGTSIAALPGTKVEIDGITKILKTNTWQIKTFTQKTATEANLKSIKGPALMHIATHGYFLQDVESSGSAFGVNLENANNNPLLRSGLMLAGAASTVSGTRMPNLESNDNGILTAYEAMNLNLEGTDLVVLSACETGLGDVKSGEGVYGLQRAFLVAGADALIMSLWKVDDAATQQLMTNFYTNWIKLGNKQKAFKQAQLQLMTKYKEPYYWGAFVMMGL
- a CDS encoding TPM domain-containing protein is translated as MRALHFIIACALFAGMIACGSKEATIENRIFDEAHVISDVQKDSLINAIRLIETKIGPRLAIMTVENLNGEKVEALSAKAAKDHGFDASKDVFFFVATTGHAAHIVTGSEVEKVLDDPLRVHLIWDMAPKFNKQNYGSGLVDGVEKLKAVFIVNKGALAK